The Wolbachia endosymbiont (group B) of Gerris lacustris genomic interval AGTAGACAATACCGTTGCTTTTTTTTTGGCCTTTCTATCGGCGTTTCTGTTAGAACCTGTACATGATCTCAAGAAAGGAATAAACTAAGAGATAATGTATATAAGTTAGGATATATGAGGAGTGTATACCCAAGTGATATAAGTCGGGAAAGATTTGAGATTATATTACCAGATCTAGAATCCTGTAGAAAAAAAACAAAACCAAGAAAACTGGATTTATATGAGTTATTTTGCGGTGTACTTTATGTGCTAAAAAGTGGCTGTCAGTGGCGAATGCTACCAAAAGAGTTTCCAAAATGGCGCAATTGTTACGATTACTTCAAGAGATGGAGTAAAAAACCGAATGAAGATAGAGAAAGTGTTCTAGAAATTGTCTTAAAAAAAATTAGTTGGAGAGGTTCGTTTCAACAGTGGTCGGAATACAAAAACAAGCTTCTGCATCATTGATGCTCAAAGTGTAAAAAACACCGATATTGCTGAAGAAAAAGGTTATGATGCCGGCAAGAAAATTTCAGGAATAAAGCGTCATATTGCAGTAGATACGCAAGGTTTGCCACATGCAATTTATATTACTACAGCTAATATCGGAGATCGTACTGCTGCTGTAGAGATGATTTGTAACGCAAGAAAAAATCTTTCCGAAGTTCAAAATATACTAGTTGATGCAGGTTATACAGGAGAAAATTTTGCAACTCAAATAAAAACGACTATTGGTGCAACCGTTGAAGTAATAAAACGAAGTGAATTACATACCTTTGTTGTATTGCCAAAAAGGTGGGTTGTAGAGCGTTCTTTTGCTTGGCTGGAAAAGTGTAGACGGTTATGGAAAAATTGCGAGCGTAAACTCAATACTAGACTACAAATGGTCGTTCTAGCTTTTACTGCCTTGCTCCTCAAAAGATTATGAACAGGCTCTTACATCTATTACCAAAACTTTGTATTCCATTTCACTTCTTAAGAGCTCTTTTTGTCCTGGTAATGCAAAATCTGGATAGAGTATCCTCAATCCATTTTATCGTCCTATATGCCGTACTTTCCATAGCTTTGACTTATATGAAAATATGTACGATATTCTCTTAAATATTCCAGTGCCATAAATAGCATGCCTTCTTCACTTAACTTATTTTTCCTACCTCCTTTAGCCTTTTTTTCTTATTTGCTTCTCGTAAAATCTCTACCATTTTATACCTTTTTTACTCCTGCTAACCTGCGAAATTTTTCATCATCTAACTCTTCTGCTATTTTCACCTTTTCCCTCACTCAAAACCCACCATTTTACTCTCTTTTTAACTTTATTCTAGTTTCGAAAGAGGTTCATTGACGCAAGAGTCTGGAATCCAGTTTTTCATTTAATCTCATTAAATTTAGCATAAGCTCAATTTGCTTGTAAATTTTTCTGGATGCCAGTGTCTGGACACTGGCATGACATTATAGAAGCTGGGGTTCCAGTGTCAGCTACTTGGATAACACAAAAGGGGCTAGTCGAATTTTTTAGGCATAGATCACAATGTCCGTACAGTAAGCACTGACCATTTTTCGTGTAAGTTACCTTTGCAAATGTTTGTACAGCTGTAACACCCATCTTGAAAACTTCAGGAAAACTTACTTGTCGCTTTTAACTTGTTTAAATCTCCAAAACCAATCTATTTGGATCTTCTATGTAATTTTTTATTTTAACAAGGAAAGTAACTGCTCCTTTACCGTCAACTATTCTGTGGTCGTAAGAGAGGACAATGTACATCATCGGTCTGATTTCAATTGAGCTGCCTACAGCAACTGGCCTGTTTTGTATTGAGTGCATGCCAAGTATTCCAGATTGGGGAGGGTTGATTATTGGAGTAGAAAGAAGTGAACCGTATACACCACCGTTTGAGATAGTAAATGTTGCACCTTCCATTTCCGATACTTGCAGCTTACCTTCTCGTGCTTTTTTGCCAAGAGCAACTAAAGTCAATTCAATCTCGGCAAATGACATTTGATCAGCATCACGAATAACTGGTACAACAAGACCTTTGTCAGTGCCAACAGCAACACCTATGTCATAGTAATTTTTATATACAATTTCATCACCTGAAATCTCAGCGTTAATCTCACGAATTTCTTTTAGTGCTTGCACTGCTGCCTTTATAAAAAACGACATGAAACCCAGTTTTATTCCATATTTCTTTTCAAAAGTTTCTTTATACTTTGCCCTCAGATCCATGACGTTTTTCATGTCAATTTCATTGAACGTGGTCAGTATTGCAGCAGTATTTTGCGATGCTTTCAAACGAGCAGCTATTACTTGCCTTATTTTGCTCATCTTTACTCGCTCTTCTCTTTTCTCCCTACTTACTAAATTTTTTGGCTGCTCGACCGCAGGTTGTTCAGCTTTACTCATATGGTCTATTACATCTGCTTTTGTTACTCTACTTCCCATACCAGTTCCTTTTACACTTTCTGCACTGATCGCATTTTCTTCCATGATTTTACGAGCTGACGGAGCATCTTTTTTAGCAGCGCTTTCTCCTCTATCTTCTTTTTTCACCTCTTCTTTTACTTCTCCTGCAGCAAATTTTGCT includes:
- a CDS encoding IS5 family transposase (programmed frameshift), giving the protein MRSVYPSDISRERFEIILPDLESCRKKTKPRKLDLYELFCGVLYVLKSGCQWRMLPKEFPKWRNCYDYFKRWSKKPNEDRESVLEIVLKKLVGEVRFNSGRNTKTSFCIIDAQSVKNTDIAEEKGYDAGKKISGIKRHIAVDTQGLPHAIYITTANIGDRTAAVEMICNARKNLSEVQNILVDAGYTGENFATQIKTTIGATVEVIKRSELHTFVVLPKRWVVERSFAWLEKCRRLWKNCERKLNTRLQMVVLAFTALLLKRL
- the odhB gene encoding 2-oxoglutarate dehydrogenase complex dihydrolipoyllysine-residue succinyltransferase, which encodes MSKIIEVKAPKTLGGESVTEGIIKIKKNIGEAIKVDDLIFEIETDKTALELTAEASGQIIEFFVKEDDVISPDQLLAKFAAGEVKEEVKKEDRGESAAKKDAPSARKIMEENAISAESVKGTGMGSRVTKADVIDHMSKAEQPAVEQPKNLVSREKREERVKMSKIRQVIAARLKASQNTAAILTTFNEIDMKNVMDLRAKYKETFEKKYGIKLGFMSFFIKAAVQALKEIREINAEISGDEIVYKNYYDIGVAVGTDKGLVVPVIRDADQMSFAEIELTLVALGKKAREGKLQVSEMEGATFTISNGGVYGSLLSTPIINPPQSGILGMHSIQNRPVAVGSSIEIRPMMYIVLSYDHRIVDGKGAVTFLVKIKNYIEDPNRLVLEI